One window from the genome of Pseudanabaena yagii GIHE-NHR1 encodes:
- a CDS encoding NAD-dependent epimerase/dehydratase family protein → MNASQDGLHVIFGTGALGMAISKQLLAQGKRVRMVNRSNRVKLPQEVELMVGNAADPHFSETVCQDASVIYHCAGTKYNFKIWQQEFPPLQQGILAGAIASGAKLIYGDSLYGYGKVNAPMREDMPYAAQTNKGKMRAALAETVMDAHRAGKAQVAIARSSDFYGEGVLGSVFGDRVFIPAIQGKTAEAIGNLDLPHSYTYIGDFAKAMIILGEREEAIGQVWHVPNAPTITTRAMLNILFEELGLPAKMNGMGKMMLRIGGVFIPEAAETIEMFYQFENPFIVDSSKFVKAFGDIATPHREAIRNTIAWYQQYLQTQAELEQVKSEVRKSVQKVAAT, encoded by the coding sequence ATGAACGCTTCTCAGGACGGACTTCACGTTATTTTTGGTACAGGGGCATTGGGCATGGCGATCTCCAAACAACTGCTTGCCCAAGGTAAAAGGGTGCGAATGGTTAACCGTAGCAATCGGGTCAAGCTGCCTCAAGAAGTGGAATTGATGGTGGGCAATGCCGCTGATCCACATTTCTCTGAAACTGTTTGCCAAGACGCATCGGTGATCTATCACTGTGCAGGGACAAAGTACAACTTCAAAATTTGGCAACAGGAGTTTCCTCCTTTGCAACAGGGCATTCTCGCAGGGGCGATCGCTAGTGGTGCGAAGTTAATCTATGGCGATAGTCTTTATGGCTATGGCAAAGTCAATGCACCTATGCGGGAAGATATGCCCTATGCCGCGCAAACCAACAAAGGCAAAATGCGAGCAGCCCTTGCTGAAACCGTCATGGATGCCCATCGCGCAGGCAAAGCACAAGTAGCGATCGCAAGAAGCTCTGATTTTTATGGTGAAGGTGTTCTTGGTTCCGTATTTGGCGATCGCGTATTTATTCCTGCCATTCAAGGCAAGACTGCGGAGGCGATCGGTAACTTAGATTTGCCCCACAGCTATACCTACATCGGTGATTTTGCCAAGGCGATGATTATTCTGGGTGAACGGGAAGAAGCGATCGGGCAAGTCTGGCATGTTCCCAATGCGCCCACCATCACCACAAGAGCAATGCTGAATATTCTCTTTGAGGAATTAGGATTACCCGCCAAGATGAACGGCATGGGCAAAATGATGCTGCGGATTGGTGGAGTCTTCATTCCTGAAGCCGCCGAAACCATCGAAATGTTCTATCAATTTGAGAATCCATTTATCGTGGATAGCTCGAAATTTGTCAAAGCCTTTGGTGATATTGCTACTCCCCATCGCGAAGCCATTCGCAATACAATTGCATGGTATCAGCAATATTTACAAACACAAGCAGAACTAGAGCAAGTAAAAAGCGAAGTTCGCAAGTCTGTCCAGAAAGTTGCTGCAACCTAG
- a CDS encoding cupin domain-containing protein → MTIIDPSQVPSRTGSNYPDCFKPVVAGREKKRLGDAAGIKNFGVNLTTLAPQSRSALRHWHTKQDEFIYVLSGELTLITDAGESILKSGQAAGFPAGEANGHCLYNHTNEIATYLEIGDRTPNDAGNYPDDDLVAIATEQGWQFTHKDGTPYSS, encoded by the coding sequence ATGACTATCATCGATCCTAGCCAAGTTCCTAGTCGCACAGGTTCTAACTATCCAGATTGTTTTAAGCCAGTAGTAGCGGGGCGCGAAAAGAAACGCCTCGGCGATGCCGCAGGAATCAAAAACTTCGGAGTGAACTTGACCACCCTTGCACCACAATCTCGTTCTGCACTCCGCCATTGGCATACCAAACAAGATGAATTTATCTATGTCCTATCGGGAGAATTGACCCTGATTACCGATGCAGGCGAATCGATTTTAAAGTCAGGGCAAGCGGCGGGATTCCCTGCGGGTGAGGCGAATGGGCATTGTCTCTATAACCATACTAACGAGATTGCAACCTATCTAGAAATCGGCGATCGCACTCCCAATGACGCGGGAAATTATCCCGATGACGATCTTGTTGCTATTGCGACTGAACAAGGCTGGCAATTTACCCATAAAGATGGAACTCCCTATTCTTCTTAG